In the Haloferula helveola genome, one interval contains:
- a CDS encoding DUF2188 domain-containing protein: MKHNLHIVPHEDGWAIRLSGTDKPLSIHDTQQAAIEASIDVAEDDECNVVVHRRDGTFRNVIRYEAIERRLADEDKNRLLGASPLVWGVFAAGALAGLAAILITRPPAQLRRWLD; the protein is encoded by the coding sequence ATGAAACACAATCTCCATATCGTCCCGCACGAAGACGGATGGGCGATCCGCCTTTCCGGAACCGACAAACCGCTCTCCATCCACGACACCCAGCAAGCTGCCATCGAGGCGTCGATCGACGTCGCCGAAGACGACGAGTGCAACGTCGTGGTCCACCGCCGCGACGGAACTTTTCGGAACGTGATCCGTTACGAGGCGATCGAGCGGCGACTGGCCGACGAGGACAAGAACCGGCTGCTCGGTGCCAGCCCTTTGGTGTGGGGCGTGTTCGCTGCAGGCGCCCTCGCGGGTCTCGCCGCGATTCTCATCACGCGTCCACCGGCCCAGCTCAGGCGCTGGCTCGATTGA
- a CDS encoding TIM44-like domain-containing protein, whose product MRKRHLAFIGLAVLIGIGELQARAGGGGGFSGGGGGGGFSGGGGGGFSGGGGGDGDGDLGILIYLLFRLCVEHPFIGIPLVAVLGWAFFFYGKKGYNGSVGYHQGSVIRKGRAMQEQRMREVALGNLRERDPGFDEGAFCRRVGLAFLKIQNAWCAHDLRQVEAFISDGVDERFSLQIQEQQEEGWRDHMENIQIHRTRIVQVKSDSVYDVITVELHCSAVDYRVNLRTGMKTSGSSADSSFTEYWSFIRRPDAKTLAAGGLIEGQCPNCGSPLELNESAQCGSCLSLVKSGAYDWVLAEITQASEWVATEDVAYPGLPAMMKKDPGFSFQALEDKTSVMFWRLMASYRSGKSDPIRKMATDACVERLAGELAADAQGNRSYPGDCAVGGVESLGVIPGDDGDRALVKVRWSGSMHRQTANGERTRAGAKLIHTDIFVLLRGGQTKTNIERGLQASHCPNCGGSVSSSAATACEYCGTVINDGALDWVLEYRAGPYDPWIKSLREAMAAQPRGAAGEGVAAVAPGLDGVEHHGGLTLAAWLVNVMMADGQVDPKEQRVLEGYGKRAGLRPEEIESLITSAHDGTLELESPDDEGEIRAWLTEMAAMALADGRVSREENRALVLLGGKLGYGPVDISQLINRTRTQLYRQSRGLIREVRAS is encoded by the coding sequence ATGAGGAAACGCCACCTCGCATTCATCGGTCTCGCGGTGCTGATCGGCATCGGTGAGCTGCAAGCCCGCGCAGGGGGCGGCGGTGGCTTCTCCGGCGGTGGCGGTGGAGGGGGTTTCAGTGGCGGCGGCGGAGGAGGCTTCAGCGGCGGTGGTGGCGGCGACGGCGATGGAGACCTCGGCATTCTGATTTATCTGCTGTTCCGCCTGTGCGTCGAACATCCGTTCATTGGCATTCCGCTGGTGGCTGTTCTCGGCTGGGCCTTCTTCTTTTATGGCAAGAAGGGCTACAACGGGTCGGTCGGCTACCATCAGGGATCGGTCATCCGGAAGGGCCGCGCGATGCAGGAGCAGCGCATGCGTGAGGTGGCGCTCGGCAACTTGCGCGAGCGGGATCCGGGCTTTGACGAGGGAGCGTTCTGCCGGCGGGTCGGACTCGCTTTTCTCAAGATCCAGAATGCGTGGTGCGCGCATGACCTGAGGCAGGTCGAGGCGTTCATTTCCGACGGCGTGGACGAACGCTTCAGTCTGCAGATCCAGGAGCAGCAGGAAGAGGGCTGGCGGGACCACATGGAGAACATCCAGATCCATCGGACGCGGATCGTGCAGGTGAAATCGGATTCGGTGTACGACGTGATCACGGTGGAGCTGCACTGCTCCGCGGTGGACTACCGGGTCAACCTGAGGACCGGCATGAAGACCTCGGGTTCGAGTGCGGACTCGTCATTCACCGAATACTGGTCGTTCATCCGTAGGCCGGATGCCAAGACCCTGGCGGCGGGTGGTTTGATCGAAGGGCAATGCCCGAACTGCGGCAGCCCGCTCGAGCTGAACGAATCGGCCCAGTGCGGCAGTTGCCTTTCGCTGGTGAAGAGCGGTGCCTACGACTGGGTTCTCGCCGAGATCACCCAGGCCTCGGAGTGGGTGGCGACGGAGGATGTCGCTTACCCGGGATTGCCTGCGATGATGAAGAAGGATCCGGGCTTCTCGTTCCAGGCCCTCGAAGACAAGACCAGCGTGATGTTCTGGCGTCTGATGGCGTCCTACCGGAGCGGCAAGAGCGACCCGATCCGCAAGATGGCGACCGATGCCTGTGTTGAACGCCTGGCCGGAGAACTGGCGGCTGACGCACAGGGCAATCGATCCTACCCGGGTGACTGTGCGGTCGGGGGCGTGGAGTCGCTGGGCGTCATTCCGGGTGACGACGGCGACCGGGCGCTGGTGAAGGTCCGCTGGAGCGGATCGATGCATCGGCAAACGGCCAACGGGGAAAGGACCCGTGCCGGAGCGAAGCTGATCCACACCGACATCTTCGTGCTTCTGCGCGGAGGGCAGACGAAGACCAACATCGAACGGGGTCTGCAGGCGAGCCATTGCCCCAACTGCGGCGGAAGCGTGTCGAGCAGCGCGGCCACGGCCTGCGAGTACTGTGGCACCGTGATCAACGACGGTGCCTTGGACTGGGTCCTCGAATACAGGGCCGGACCGTACGATCCGTGGATCAAGTCACTCCGCGAGGCGATGGCCGCCCAGCCGCGGGGAGCGGCGGGCGAGGGTGTCGCGGCTGTGGCACCGGGTTTGGATGGCGTCGAACATCACGGTGGCCTCACCCTCGCGGCGTGGCTGGTCAACGTGATGATGGCGGACGGCCAAGTCGATCCGAAGGAACAGCGGGTGCTGGAAGGATACGGGAAACGTGCGGGTCTGCGCCCCGAAGAGATCGAATCGCTGATCACGTCCGCACACGACGGAACGCTCGAGCTGGAGAGTCCGGACGATGAAGGGGAGATCCGCGCCTGGCTCACCGAGATGGCGGCGATGGCGCTGGCCGACGGCCGCGTGTCGCGTGAGGAGAACCGCGCCCTGGTCCTGCTCGGCGGCAAGCTCGGTTACGGCCCGGTTGACATCAGCCAGCTGATCAACCGGACCCGCACGCAACTCTACCGGCAGAGCAGGGGATTGATCCGGGAAGTACGGGCATCCTAG